The following DNA comes from Marichromatium purpuratum 984.
TGACGTGATGGTGCTCGAGCCCGACTCCGAGTTCTTCCGCTTCTTCCGTCAGCAACAGGCCCCGGTCGAGGCCATCGGCCGCTGATTCCCACGCTCCGTTGCAGGATGCGGCCCCGCTTCGGGGCCGTATTCCCCCGCCCGAGACCTCTGTCGGACGTTTCGTCCACGTTTCAGTGACTCTTTTGCTCCTCGGTCAAAGGCATGCATTTTGTTGACAAAATGCTGCTTTTGCGCTGAATTTGCGTTTTTTTGTCTGTTCGTGGGGTGTTTTTCGATGTCCCGACGATGGACAAATGCCCTTGCGTCTGGAAAGATGGGCGCCTTTTGAAAGGGTACCGGCCCGGTTGCGTTCGCGTGATCGAGCCCCGGTCGAGGACGTCTGGTCGTGAACGAGCTGCTGATCGCGCTGGCGCTGATGCTGGTGGTCGAGGGGATCTGGCCGTTTCTCTCGCCGCGAAGCTTCAGGCGCGCCTTGTTGCTGATAGCGGCCGAACAGGATCGGGCGCTGCGTTTGACCGGGTTGACGAGCATGATCGTCGGGCTCGGGCTGCTCTATCTGGTGAACTGAGTTTTAGTGCGCAATGAATGAGGAACGGTGGCTGTTGCCAGCCGGAATCGAAGAAGTGCTCCCGCCCCAGGCCCAGGTCATCGAGGGGCTGCGTCGCGAGTTGCTGGATCTCTATGCCGGCTGGGGATACGACTTGGTCATCCCGCCGTTCATCGATTATCTCGACTCGCTGCTGACCGGCACCGGTCAGGACCTCGACCTGCAGACCTTCAAGCTCACCGACCAGGTCTCCGGGCGGTTGCTCGGGGTGCGGTCCGACATGACTCCGCAGGTCGCACGCATGGATGCCCATCATCTGCGTCGTGATGTGCCGCAGCGCCTGTGCTATCTCGGCACCGTGCTGCGCACCCGCGACGACGGCTTCGGTGGAACGCGCAGTCCGCTCCAGCTCGGGGCCGAGATCTACGGGCACGGCGGGGTCGAGAGCGACATCGAGATCCTGCGTCTGATCATGCTCACGCTGCGTGCGGCGGGGATCGAGGAGAGCTATCTCGATCTCGGTCATGTCGGCATCTTCCGCGGGCTGGCCCGTCAGGCCGGGCTGGATGCGGTACAGGAGCATGCGCTGTTCGATGCGCTCCAGCGCAAGGCGGTGCCCGAGGTCGAGCAGCTGATCGGCGGCTTCGGTGTCCACGGTGCGGCGGCTGACATGCTGGTCGCACTCGCCGAACTCAATGGCGCCGACGCGCTGGTACGCGCCGAGCAGGTGCTGAGTCGCGCCGACCGTCCGGTGCAGGTGGCGCTCGATGATCTGCGGCGCATCGCCGAGGGGCTGCAGCGCTGGCTGCCCGAGGTCGGGGTCCATTATGACCTCGCCGAGTTGCGCGGTTATCGCTACAAGACCGGTGCGGTGTTCGCGGCCTTCGTCCCCGGCTGGGGGCTCGAGGTCGCGCGTGGCGGACGCTATGACGACATCGGTCGGGTGTTCGGCCGGGCCCGCCCGGCAGTCGGTTTCAGCGCCGATCTCAAGGAGCTGCTGCGCCATGGGCGCGGGCTCGAGCAACGCTATCGCGTTGACGCGCCGGTGCTCGCGCCGGCCGATCCCGATCCGGCGCTGCGCGCCGAGATCGAGCGGCTGCGCGCCGCGGGGCGACGGGTGGTCGAGGCACTGCCCGGGGTCGAACAGGATCCACGCCAACTCGGCTGCAGTCAGATCCTGGCGCGGCGCGAAGGGCAGTGGGAATTACAAGCTATCGATGCGGAGTAGGAAAGAGTCTAGATGGGCAACAACGTCGTTGTAATAGGCACCCAGTGGGGCGACGAGGGTAAGGGCAAGGTCGTCGACCTGCTGACCGATCGCGCTGGCGCCGTGGTGCGTTTCCAGGGTGGACACAACGCCGGTCACACGCTGGTGATCGACGGGGCCAAGACCGTCCTGCATCTGATCCCCTCGGGCGTGTTGCGCGAAGGTGTGCGCTGCCTGATCGGCAACGGCGTGGTGCTCTCGCCGCAGGCGCTGCTCGAGGAGATGGCGATGCTCGAGCAGGCCGGCGTGCCGGTGCGCGAGCGTCTCGGCATCAGTGCCGCCTGTCCGCTGATCCTGCCCTACCACGTCGCGCTCGATCAGGCGCGCGAGCGGGCGCGGGGCAACAACGCCATCGGCACC
Coding sequences within:
- a CDS encoding ATP phosphoribosyltransferase regulatory subunit is translated as MNEERWLLPAGIEEVLPPQAQVIEGLRRELLDLYAGWGYDLVIPPFIDYLDSLLTGTGQDLDLQTFKLTDQVSGRLLGVRSDMTPQVARMDAHHLRRDVPQRLCYLGTVLRTRDDGFGGTRSPLQLGAEIYGHGGVESDIEILRLIMLTLRAAGIEESYLDLGHVGIFRGLARQAGLDAVQEHALFDALQRKAVPEVEQLIGGFGVHGAAADMLVALAELNGADALVRAEQVLSRADRPVQVALDDLRRIAEGLQRWLPEVGVHYDLAELRGYRYKTGAVFAAFVPGWGLEVARGGRYDDIGRVFGRARPAVGFSADLKELLRHGRGLEQRYRVDAPVLAPADPDPALRAEIERLRAAGRRVVEALPGVEQDPRQLGCSQILARREGQWELQAIDAE
- a CDS encoding DUF2065 domain-containing protein — translated: MNELLIALALMLVVEGIWPFLSPRSFRRALLLIAAEQDRALRLTGLTSMIVGLGLLYLVN